gttattgctaaaagtcttctcttagtaaaaatacgtacaaagcgctgcgaaggtactcctttatgcttgtaaaataatatagtaTTATGTACATACTAATAGCCACCGGATAGCTTATTCTGACacaatggtaactacggaaccccacAATAGTGACTTGgccaatttttataatttatgttcCAAATTTCGTACGTATGCGACATCcgctaaatatattattatgtttattgaaTTTCCTcacatgtttgagaaaagcactatgttACTTCGGTGGAAATAGGCATTTTCTAAGTCGGACCTCGGCAAGCCTAGCCTGGCATTAAGTACCTCATCAGAAAATGCTTTTCTTTACATCCTTCGGCAACAATATACTGAAGCAATCTCAACGTACCGGGATGTCTCCGAGCAATGGTTGAAAGTATGTGGCGTTGGCAACGTTGTAATAATTCGCTTCATAAAACCACGCCACGCTTGTCGTTGTATCTGGGTGCAACGGAACGGACACCGTCGCAAATACCTGCAAGTTTGGACACCTCCATCATGTATGTACCACCCTATTTAGTATGTACGAGGATTAAGCAAGTTTACACAAAACAGATAAAacaatgtaatgaaaatatatgcacgaaggcgaacttatccctcaACATAACCATCGTTATCATCCTTCCACTTTCTGAACACCGGTCTAATCGCTCTTAACTAACTGACGAACCGAAGCTTACCAGAAGCGAATTTGTCCTTTCCTACCTTTTGTTTGAACTGAATGGACTACTCCACGAATGAACAGTCatgtctgaaaacatcgacatgatcgaagtgccaaacatatgtatacacgaccttatggccgaTATATTACGGGtgatgtatacatattttggcactttgtccgtatcaatattttcagacgtgaccgtacaaggGCTACATACAGTACGGGAAGAATGGCTACGGATTGTAAAGCTTGCACCCAGCCCTGATATGACGACCGCGACCACTCTGACAAGAGTGTGGCGAAAAAGAAAGAGAACCTTTTGTTTACGTTGTTTTTAGTCAGGTACCTATAGTTAAAAATGtggtttataatatatatgtttcaAAATATACTCACTCCATATTGTGTCGACGAGGTAAATAGCAAATATCTCTTCTGTCTGCTGTTCACTTTCGGTAATACTCTGTCCAAGTTGAATATAACTAAATAcctgaaaacaaataaaattgtcaCAACACACCATGTTCCATAATTTCGATGTTTCATTATAATGTTGAAGAAACTCAAACATTACAATGTTTATGCACTAAAATTTCCATCTGAAGGAAAACAAGTTAAAAAATGAAACATACACCACCCAATGGCAATCAATCCACATCTTCTCTCAATATAACAGAAAGTTGAAAACGGTGATTGACAGCAAATTACTGTCCAAAAACTGTCACCGTATTGGACCCAACTTAATGAACGTTTGACGTCTTATTTGTGTTAACAATTTGTGATCACTCGATGCTCGTACAGACTAAGCAAACGAACTAAAAAAATCCACGCTTGGAAAACGAAATAGTGTTCGCACTTAGAGATTTGGTTTAATTTCTACTCTGTGCAAGCAGTCTGTACGCGCAGTAGTTGAGATAGTTTGTCAAGTAAGTGTAAATTGGTTGACGGGACTTGTGTTTGGTGTTGCACAATACATATACGTTGTAATCAAAGACGAAAGTCCCAGCGGCTCCGCTTGGCGCCGCGATGGAAACGAAAGGGGAAAGCGAGCATTTGTTGGAAAGTCTAAGGTTTGCCGGTCACGTTCTAGTGAGGACTTGTAATTTAGCCATCACGATCCTCAAGTATACGTATGTTAAGAGGCGAATGCTACTTGGACGTGGATTCAGACGATTTATTgttgatttggttttctttttaaaactgGAATGTTTGAGTATTTTACACGTCCACTTTAGTGACATCAATAGACATAAATGGAGCATCAGAAAGCTGCTAACTATATTTTTCAATCAGGAATGGTACGCTGGTAATCTCAATACAATATTGCGAGATTTGGcattttaggttataaattgtatggatatgACATCTATCAGCGTAcctttcctgttttttttttaatactacgtcggtggcaaacaagcatacagtccgcctgatggtaagcaatctccgtagcctatgtatgcctgcaactccagaggagttacatgcgcgttgctgaccctaaacccgctccccctcgttgagctctagcaaccttactcaccggcaggaactacactatgagtagggtcatgGCTAGGGGTAGGGTGGGTAGggtttttaaaaaatactatacaagaACTACTACTAATgttatgatttgattttctaaGAAGGCTAGAAAGCTAATATGGATTAGACCCATGTTAAATCTAATTGTCAAGTCATGTTTTTGTTGGAATATCGAGACATGCCTTGGTTTAATGatacttttaaaatttactttaaattgtattaatgtaattacatgaatatttattaaatttaaaagataATAAATGAACGTCGTGCCACAATATTCTAACAGATAGATGGCGGTAGTATAGCCACACAAAgatacttacaaaataaatccCAAAAACCAGcattataaattgaatttaagaataATGAAAACCTTTTTAAACGAGTCAAAAAATTCCATACTAGTATTTCAGCTAGCGATTGATAATTGATATAATTCATATGTGCTGGCTTTCAAAAGTCAATGGTATGCCCGGAGCAACTCGGAGAGAGAATATTTGAAACGCGGCTCGAGATCCGATTGGACAACGATCTACGAAGCTttgaaaaacaaacaatattcAATTTGGCCTTTACGTATAAAAAAattctggctgtttcatacattttagctggtccattgtatatgggagggtaaaaaattatttcgctatttcggggttggtcccatagtaaaagttaaaacatCCCTGGcaaacgggaatgcacatattttttggcctccttgtatatcgttgtttgattgagtacccacaacacaagccttcttggacttaccgtgggacttaggcaatttgtgtacgaatgtacctataatatttatttatttcatttgggCTGACGTCTCAAGAACTACATGGGTgaaaatcttttttattatgAGTTACGGTCATGTGATTTTTCAGAAGATAAGgctttggcaaaaaattcattattggtacaagcttttatcgctgactgtacttttttttccacaggcaactaatactaatcaagacaattctaaaaaccccaaaaacaattaggttttatcacagagttcctatggctacctcctgtctccatcatcagatcagcttgatggtaccataatattgcagtgtcacccaacttacatatgtatgcaaattttcagcttcaacggaaaccgggaagtgggttaggtatatttaacttgcaaaatttgtcccatacagactaacagggtaagttaaataaaagcttgtaaaaattggATTTTAAATGCTTTTATCGGCATCTTAAATCCTTCTACTTCTTTAAATGCGTATGATgaaagtctaagaaaaatgtATCTAAATCGTTAAATTTATATAGTCCACACAAAGCAGCCAGTTTTCCAGAACGTCTTGGTCCCAGATTAAATTTTTTCGTGCAAAAGAATCAAAtagttaaagtttatttaagtgTAAAACAATCTAGTCAATATCTAGGGCAGTGCATTAATGGTTATAGTTAGTAAATCCTCTGTTAAAATGTATTCTAAGTTATCTATTATCTGATATTATAAAGATGATTGCATTTACTTTGGGACTATATTGATGATAATTATACAGGCTTATAGACACAGCAGTTTTCAatactttttctcaaacttgcattgaaatgttgacatgacttatttCAAATTAGGTTCGGAAATGCTATGAGtagacatgaaacaatcatcatcatcatcatcatcatattttattattatttcattgtaagttcgaaaaaagcactatacaaatctcggcgagaaacgaggttgccggccgcgtatccctatctaTCCAGCCTCGCTACTCTCGGTCATCGGTATCTACTTGATCTGCAAcacttcgtttcccggcctatATAGTAATTTACTGttctatatttaaaattgtatgatAAGTACATGAATATTCACCTCACAAAATAGGTATGtctaaatgttaaaaaaaacatgctgtAACTTAACAATTGTAAAGGAATAACTCAAACATTTTCTGAATGCCTTCCAACAAGGCCGACGTATCGTGAAATTCGATGAGTCCCGATAGAAATGCATCTCGATGTTCGGTTCAGTGAACACAGCACTGAATGTACCGTGCAATTGTACCTTGAGAGCGGTATTGTTTTGATAAAATCCTCAACTTTAAGTGGTTCTGGTGCAGTGAGTTCAGATTCTTCTCCCAACGCAGCTCGCACGGGATTGCGGGTATTATTGTTATTGAATTGTAATTTttagctattttttttacaaataaggTAGCGATGAGTTCAATCAAAAATAGCattacgcatttttagaagAAATTTTCATGATGCGTTTAGACGTAGGTACGAGTACATTCTATTCTTCATTTTTTCTATCCAGCGAAAGTTGTTTAATTAGGTCTAGAATAAGTAAATGAAGTTAATAGAGAAAAGCCTCATAATTgctattcatatattttggcaACCATATTACGATTTGATATAAGCGTGAAAATTATGGATTTTGCCTGTTATGGGctctaatgtggctggccaggccgaacttggtcttaaagacccttttgcaggcgttacaataaagttggccagatGAATTGTACGTATACGCGTAGGAGGGCTTCGGTCTGTCTTTGCGTCAAATAAAAAAGCTAAAAAAGcgttacaatttttcaaaaagtcTGCTGGCTGAACGGACTAGATATGCCCCCTCCGTGCCTTCCGACATCAGACCGCCGCACCGCATCAAAGGCGCTCTCTTTCCGCTCGCAGGCCAATTTATCGGAATGAAGGGCCATAATATAATGGGATTCTGTGGCTGCAGCTCAACATGCTCAATAAATGTGCTCGACATGCAGCCttctaatttacaatttatttcgcTTTGCAATTCAAAGAGGAATGCTTGTAGAGTCGGTGACGACAAAATTTAATCACATTTCGGTTttcgtttaaatttttatagatcgtgtcattcacgacgacgcgtgccttgattcttattgtcatgttttcaaaggttagatttgacaaatttgcgcatcatcgtggatgacactacAGTTATGTACACGTAGTCATATTATTGAAGGTATAACAAATTTCAATGCTGTCTGAATGCCTGTCCTGGCAATTAATGGCAATGATTTGATATAAACATTGGTATTGCGATGCTttgaaatttttgttttactttatatttatcatttttaagCTAAGGAAAATATCTTAAGTAAACCTGCATAGATTTGAAATCAAACTTAAGATGTATATGAAgtccttaatatatattttatggagAGGCCTGAAGCCAACAGTGGGACAGGTGATAATGTTGATTAATATGTCTGGAAAAACTACCCAAATTTGACCTCATAACCAGTTAATACTAATTCCACTAAGCTAACATTGTCAGTTCAAAGGGATGGCTAGCAGACAGGCATGCGAGCCTAATTGCCCGTTCACTCAGGTAACGCTAATATGGCACATGCCGGAATCACTGAGAAAACATAACGGTTCATTAGTCACAAAGCAGAGTAAATACtactacatttattttatttcccgCGGTGCTCGGCGAAAGACGCACATAATGCTGCTCGCACTAATCCTCCTAAATGTTCTCACAACGCTCGAAGCACATAGACAGCGGAGGTACCTTGTGTACCCCGACGGCGGCCCGACCCGAGCCCAGGTATTTCTTCCCTTATTCGAATTCGCTCATGCAAATTTACATAACGTAGCTGATTTAACTCGGGCAAATGATATTTTCTTTGCACACCGGATCGGGCTTAACGAAGCAGTGTTTTTTCTTGTTGGTGAATTTAAATGCAATTAAGTTGCTCGCTTTGGCCTGCTTTTTGAAGTGTTGCGAGGAATTTGTTTAGTAGAGGTTTTTTCTCGTTTGCTTCGTTTAATTCTTGGTGAGTGGAGAATTTTTGATTCAATTTGATTGAATAAAAACGTGTTATGTCTAGTACATCATAATATACAACCATTTTTTTAGTACGTATGTAACAATCTTAACTCCTAAATTGATTAATAGTGTCATGAATAAGATATAGACTAAGAGAATAGTTAGGTCAAGTATGTTGAATATCTTTTTAATATCTAATTGATAGGGAATAATTTTTTTCGATCCGCAGCAAGCAAAGTCGCCCATAGTAcgcaacaaaaaataaaatacctttaaacgagctattcttgtatatttataaatttcagatatctcggaaacggctgtGGAGATTGAATGTAATTTGCTATTTGGAGGGCGAAAATTGATCTAGTTAGGCCTTATCACTGAGATAACGCGCATTTTTAAGTTCCcggatattaaaatattatgaagTAATCTTAAACAAATCGATCTAGTCATAGATAtcagtaattttaatatatccTCAAGAAAATCATGTATTTCCCCTAAACAttttaaatgctttttttaGTCGGAGCAAGCTAACTTTCCACGGCATTCGCAATGCCAAAGTTtggaaatgtcatcattaatgttaaatttctataaacttatgacgtttataatgatacTCCCTCACTTTGTTTTATTCAATTAGGAGCATaattagcttagacggactctatctACATCATCTTCACTCTAATTTGTCAAAATATCTGTGAATAAAGAAGACTGTTGATAcatattcataattaattagCTCCATTAACCTAATCACGTCAGTTTCAATACGCGGCGATATCCGAGTCCCCACGGGCTGTCATCTGTCGATAAATGGCTGGATATCATTAGCCATGATCGAGTATATCTAATTTCATAAGTGTCCTCTACTCAAGGGCCTGCGAAACAATAGCGTTGCCGAAAAGTACACCAGAATAACCAATATTATAAGCTCCCATTCCAGTTTCAAGATTGTTTtcgcttttgtattttttaatataatatcctCTTTCTTTGTGTAAATATCTTTTTAGGCTAAACGTGCTCGACTGTTTACCTGGTAAAGTAGGGCAAGTTTTTGTAACATGGAAAGCTATAAATGATATCGTGTTTTTGACAGGCGAGTATTAATTGGGTCTTtgtgtttgtttcatatttaggtCTGgcattaaagtatttttttatttcaatttcttaaattagttttttccaATGCATAAAGGAGGCAGTTGTCATCCTATGTTCTAAGCAGAACAttaaattgtatataataaaacagTTGTCTCAAGTGTAAAGGGAAacagttttaatatatttaatatgttcaaTTCTAATGGAAATTTTGTGAACATTCCATTACTTAGAATTAGactaaatatattaaatctCTGACGTTTTTGATACTGgctaaaaatatcatatttgcTGTTATTATActtcaaattaaaatttgagCTTTTTGTTCCAGTTCATCATTGGCTTAGGTATTCCAGTGGATCTCAAGGAGCAGGCGGTGACAGTCGGAACTGTTATTAAGTTCCAATATTACCTTCCCTCAAACAGTACCGAGTACACTAGCAGAATATACGGATTTGCTGATACAGTGTCCAGAGATATGGATGGAAATAGTAATACTGAAGATAAAGACTCAGAATCTAGGAAAATAGCTGTTGATGATGACGATGATAAAGAAGAATCGCAAGATGATATTAATGAAAGCGATGAAAGTAAAGATTCTCAAGAAGATTCTTTAGTTGATATCACTTTTAATGACAGAAGAAGGCGATCGTTAATATACTCTGAAGGTGGCGCAACACAAGATAAAAATGAGCTAACTTTAGATGAAGCTATAAGTCGACAGGAGCTTATAGACCAAAAGGCAAGAGAAGAAGAGACAGGGCCACAGAGAATGAACAGATGGGACTTTTACAAAATTATTGAACATATGTCAGAAAGGTACGCTTTTCATTATACTTCACAGTTTTAGTAAcggtttaatttaaaaattgtgtCTCTAACTCAATTGACACCTTCACGTGCTAATTTTGTATCTGCATTTTTAGAGCGAACCGTTACTAGAGCATTTTCACACGCTCTACACTTCATAGTCAATTCCATACAAAGGAGAAGGGTTGCGTGATTACATTTtggtttttattataatgtttgtaaagtttttaatacaacgtgatttatttaaaattcttgGAAATAATCACTCTTAGAATCTCACTAATCTCccctttgaaataaaaaaaagtaataaggaaaataaaacTTTCCATGAAATAAGTTCCATGTATTACAGATACGGGTACTCGGGTCGTCCGTGCCTGCTACGTACTATCTGCGAGGCGGCTGAGATCCCGTTTACGTATGAGCATGGCCTGCTGGGTGAAATAGCACACATTCTGTTTACgtgagtaataaaataaaaatagtttatttcagATCATTGATCAATaacattgtaattttaataatttttctttattttatacacACGAGGGTGTATCAATAAGTACTCGTGTTAGAAATGAAGGcgcatatttaaaaaagaaaataataacattgttAGAAAAATATAATCTTAAACATCATGTTGATTACTAATGAAAAACgtaactaattaaaaaaaatgatttttccaTTTTATTGGGAGTCAAGATCAATGCTATTTAGATTCGCCAAAATTACACAATACAATGCAATTACTTTTATAACATTCTTCTGGgtagatagctaaataaataccAGTACTAAATAGTGGTGTTATTTATCTTCGATAAACGTATAGTTTAGTGTTAGAGATAGACTAATCTAACTTGGCAGCATTTTTGATAGcgcagactgtgcaagtgttatttcatCATAatagaagattgacgtttaaaataacacttgcacactcTATGATATCCAAGTTGCTGccgacttagcttggtctaactctattcGATTGatgttttcaaaatatttgtaaataactGCTCCTGTCTACTGTTGTCATAAACAGTAGATTATACAACTGCATAAAGTAACTAGCATACGCTTGGAGATAAATTGCCTCGGATAAAATGGGAATTTATGCCCGAGTTATATATACTCTGCTGTGCACTTTGATTGCGAGGAAAGTATAcagaaaatcaaatatttaaagcTATTTTGTCTTGTTTATTCAAGTCTAAAG
This region of Cydia pomonella isolate Wapato2018A chromosome 17, ilCydPomo1, whole genome shotgun sequence genomic DNA includes:
- the LOC133527272 gene encoding uncharacterized protein LOC133527272, with translation MASRQACEPNCPFTQVTLIWHMPESLRKHNGSLVTKQSKYYYIYFISRGARRKTHIMLLALILLNVLTTLEAHRQRRYLVYPDGGPTRAQFIIGLGIPVDLKEQAVTVGTVIKFQYYLPSNSTEYTSRIYGFADTVSRDMDGNSNTEDKDSESRKIAVDDDDDKEESQDDINESDESKDSQEDSLVDITFNDRRRRSLIYSEGGATQDKNELTLDEAISRQELIDQKAREEETGPQRMNRWDFYKIIEHMSERYGYSGRPCLLRTICEAAEIPFTYEHGLLGEIAHILFTPSTTSDELSHHTDNEYHAAERLGRSADGNCESLFPECESSVLETFTEIGVDTLHKFGLY